One region of Capillibacterium thermochitinicola genomic DNA includes:
- the mraZ gene encoding division/cell wall cluster transcriptional repressor MraZ, whose amino-acid sequence MFMGEYQHSLDDKGRLIIPAKLREGLGEKFILTRGLDRSLFVYPLSEWETIEERMRSLPTTQADARAFVRMFFSGAVECEPDKQWRISIPPHLRAYAQIDKDLYILGVSTRIEIWAREVWEAYAAQAEESYETLAEKIVGIGI is encoded by the coding sequence TTGTTTATGGGGGAATACCAACATTCCTTAGATGATAAGGGACGCCTCATCATCCCCGCCAAACTAAGGGAAGGGTTGGGGGAGAAGTTTATTCTCACCCGTGGACTTGACCGTTCGCTCTTTGTTTATCCCCTCTCCGAGTGGGAAACCATAGAAGAAAGAATGCGGTCTTTACCGACAACACAGGCCGATGCCCGTGCCTTTGTCCGGATGTTCTTCTCGGGCGCCGTTGAATGTGAACCGGACAAGCAGTGGCGGATTTCCATTCCGCCCCATCTCCGCGCCTACGCCCAGATTGACAAGGACCTTTATATTCTTGGTGTTTCCACCCGTATTGAAATTTGGGCGCGTGAGGTCTGGGAGGCATATGCGGCGCAGGCGGAAGAATCCTATGAAACGTTGGCCGAAAAGATTGTTGGGATTGGAATCTAA
- the rsmH gene encoding 16S rRNA (cytosine(1402)-N(4))-methyltransferase RsmH: protein MAEVRHQPVMPAEVIQYLDPKPGEVIVDGTIGLGGHSKLIAARLGTEGFLIGIDQDGSALALARENLASFTGKLLLFHDNFRNLGSIIRQSSPQGIDGLLLDLGVSSLQLDWGERGFSYQQEAALDMRMNPEQTFSAADLVNTYSQAELTRILREYGEERWASRIAQFIVEARKKAPLTTTDQLVEVIKAAIPAGARRTGPHPARRTFQAIRIAVNQELEALAEGLEAGIAALKPGGRIVVISFHSLEDRIVKRTFRQRAKACHCPPGLPVCQCKGKPDLKILTPQPVVPTAEECQKNPRSRSAKLRAAYKLV from the coding sequence ATGGCAGAAGTCAGGCACCAACCGGTGATGCCGGCGGAGGTTATCCAGTACCTGGACCCCAAACCGGGAGAAGTGATCGTTGATGGAACGATCGGTTTAGGTGGGCATAGCAAACTAATTGCCGCCCGGCTGGGGACAGAAGGGTTCCTGATCGGAATTGATCAAGACGGGTCGGCTTTGGCGCTTGCCCGTGAAAACCTGGCTTCTTTCACGGGAAAATTGCTCCTGTTCCATGATAATTTCCGTAATCTCGGGTCAATTATACGGCAATCGTCGCCGCAAGGCATCGATGGCCTGCTGCTTGATCTCGGTGTCTCTTCCCTCCAACTTGATTGGGGGGAAAGGGGTTTTTCTTATCAACAAGAGGCTGCTTTGGATATGCGGATGAATCCGGAGCAAACATTTTCCGCAGCGGACCTGGTCAATACGTATTCCCAAGCAGAATTGACGCGGATACTCCGTGAGTACGGGGAAGAGCGGTGGGCCAGCCGGATTGCCCAGTTTATTGTGGAAGCGCGCAAAAAAGCGCCCCTGACCACCACTGACCAGTTGGTTGAGGTGATTAAAGCAGCAATTCCAGCCGGGGCGCGGCGGACCGGTCCCCATCCTGCCCGTCGTACCTTTCAAGCAATTCGGATCGCCGTCAACCAGGAGCTTGAAGCCCTCGCGGAAGGTCTCGAGGCCGGAATTGCGGCTCTTAAACCGGGCGGTCGCATTGTGGTGATTAGTTTCCATTCCTTGGAAGATCGGATCGTGAAAAGGACATTTCGCCAGAGAGCCAAGGCGTGTCACTGCCCTCCCGGGCTCCCTGTTTGCCAGTGTAAAGGAAAACCGGATTTAAAGATCTTAACCCCGCAGCCCGTGGTTCCCACCGCAGAAGAGTGTCAAAAGAACCCCCGCAGCAGGAGCGCCAAACTTCGGGCCGCCTATAAACTGGTCTAG
- a CDS encoding stage V sporulation protein D produces the protein MPGLNPLVIRKRTTLLLLGIFGVIGILTGRLFYIQGIKASYYQHMAEDQRLRDIRVEPMRGTIFDRNMNTLAFSFDTEAVYAIPYQIKDPQGTAKIIAEKLNLAEKEVYSKLTKKTSFVWLKLRPLPEEVQKIKEARLPGVEVAQKAQRFYLQGSLAAHVLGISGIDNQGLEGIEKYYDQYLCGIPGREQAEYDSKGNHIPLGERRFIDAQNGASIVLTIDQVIQYIAERELEKAVLANGAKKGAVILMDPMTGEILALANYPSFDPNNYAQYPAANRRNWVLSDQYEPGSTFKIITAAAALEEGIVRRDSQFFDPGFIIVEDRRLKCWRAGGHGSQTFVEAVENSCNPVFASLALRLGPQKFFQYIQAFGFGQQTGVDFPGEARGIIPPLSRIKNVELATIGFGQGISITPLQLLCALSAIANGGKLLEPRLVKEIRTPDGKEILKSFDVKVVRQVISEQTARELASILTSVVENGSGNRARIAGYRVAGKTGTAQKPDKGGYGQERIASFIGFAPVENPKVVGIIILDEPQGPVKYGGVIAAPFFSSIVGDVLRYLGVEPSRELEDRQQKREDNAVVVPNVIHLPKGEAIQILKQMGLTHRELGVGEYVIDQNPKAGVAVEPRTTILLYYDEESRYRREHTTVLVPNLTGLTPQEATKALTDLGLKIAVNGSGIAYQQVPAPGTRLSAGATVTVYFIAPDASRNH, from the coding sequence GTGCCCGGGTTAAATCCATTAGTGATCAGAAAAAGAACGACCTTACTTCTATTAGGTATTTTTGGCGTTATTGGAATCCTGACAGGTCGTCTTTTTTATATTCAGGGGATTAAAGCCAGTTACTATCAGCACATGGCAGAAGACCAAAGGCTGAGGGACATTCGGGTCGAACCGATGCGTGGTACAATCTTCGACCGGAATATGAATACCTTGGCCTTTAGTTTCGATACGGAAGCCGTTTACGCAATTCCTTACCAGATTAAAGATCCGCAGGGCACGGCGAAAATTATTGCCGAAAAATTAAACCTCGCGGAAAAGGAAGTCTATAGTAAGCTGACGAAAAAAACATCGTTTGTGTGGCTGAAATTAAGACCTTTACCGGAAGAAGTGCAAAAGATTAAAGAAGCCCGCCTGCCGGGCGTGGAGGTAGCCCAAAAAGCGCAACGGTTTTATCTCCAGGGGAGCTTGGCCGCCCATGTACTGGGGATCTCCGGGATCGACAACCAGGGGTTGGAAGGTATTGAAAAATACTACGACCAATATCTCTGTGGGATTCCCGGCCGTGAACAGGCCGAGTATGATTCCAAAGGGAATCACATCCCTTTGGGTGAACGACGTTTTATCGACGCCCAGAACGGAGCGTCGATCGTTTTGACCATTGACCAGGTGATCCAGTACATTGCCGAACGCGAGTTGGAAAAGGCGGTTTTAGCGAATGGGGCCAAAAAAGGGGCAGTCATCCTTATGGACCCCATGACCGGTGAAATCCTTGCCCTCGCCAATTACCCTTCTTTCGATCCCAATAACTACGCCCAGTATCCGGCGGCGAACCGGCGAAACTGGGTCCTTTCGGATCAGTATGAACCGGGTTCGACGTTTAAGATTATCACGGCGGCGGCGGCCCTGGAAGAAGGCATCGTCCGGCGGGATTCCCAGTTTTTCGATCCGGGTTTTATTATTGTGGAAGACCGGCGGCTTAAATGCTGGCGGGCGGGAGGACACGGCAGTCAAACCTTTGTCGAAGCGGTCGAGAATTCTTGCAATCCGGTCTTTGCTTCGCTCGCCCTCCGTTTGGGGCCGCAGAAGTTTTTCCAATATATTCAGGCCTTTGGTTTTGGCCAGCAAACCGGGGTGGACTTTCCCGGGGAAGCGCGGGGCATCATTCCTCCGCTTTCGCGCATCAAAAACGTTGAGCTGGCGACGATCGGATTTGGGCAAGGGATTTCGATCACTCCTCTACAGTTGCTTTGCGCGCTTAGTGCCATCGCCAACGGCGGCAAACTTCTGGAGCCCCGCTTGGTGAAGGAGATCCGCACCCCCGACGGGAAGGAAATTTTAAAAAGCTTTGACGTCAAAGTAGTCCGGCAGGTCATTTCGGAACAAACTGCCCGCGAGCTGGCGTCCATCTTGACTTCGGTGGTAGAAAACGGTTCCGGGAACCGGGCCCGGATTGCCGGATACCGGGTGGCAGGGAAAACCGGAACGGCGCAAAAGCCGGACAAAGGCGGATACGGGCAAGAACGGATTGCGTCATTTATTGGGTTTGCCCCGGTGGAGAACCCGAAAGTAGTCGGGATCATTATCTTAGACGAGCCGCAAGGACCGGTTAAATACGGTGGGGTCATCGCCGCTCCGTTTTTCTCCTCGATCGTCGGGGATGTTCTCCGGTATCTAGGGGTTGAACCCAGCCGGGAGTTGGAAGATCGGCAACAAAAACGCGAAGACAACGCGGTGGTCGTTCCGAACGTGATCCACTTGCCCAAGGGGGAAGCGATTCAGATCTTGAAACAGATGGGACTGACCCACCGGGAACTCGGCGTGGGCGAATATGTCATTGACCAGAATCCGAAGGCCGGTGTCGCGGTTGAACCGCGCACAACCATCTTGCTCTATTACGATGAAGAATCAAGGTACCGCAGAGAACACACCACGGTTTTGGTACCAAACCTAACCGGACTTACCCCACAGGAAGCAACCAAAGCCCTAACGGATCTGGGGTTAAAAATTGCGGTTAATGGGTCGGGGATCGCCTATCAACAGGTCCCGGCCCCTGGAACGCGGCTTTCGGCCGGAGCGACCGTTACGGTTTACTTTATTGCTCCCGATGCAAGCCGGAACCATTAG